Proteins encoded by one window of Dioscorea cayenensis subsp. rotundata cultivar TDr96_F1 chromosome 6, TDr96_F1_v2_PseudoChromosome.rev07_lg8_w22 25.fasta, whole genome shotgun sequence:
- the LOC120263679 gene encoding uncharacterized protein LOC120263679, which translates to MPEINLTSLIHLPQLQSFKTTLLPSFLLTHIIALLCYLSVANHGFILLRPLSPATFDVTNHFVWGLGVPEDEVEFNDVYSLNDELLDMVPKPVLAVLFLFPYNDKMIWKT; encoded by the exons ATGCCAGAAATCA ATTTAACTTCTTTGATACATCTTCCTCAGCTTCAGTCATTCAAAACAACCCTTCTTCCTTCATTTCTTTTGACACACATCATAGCTCTTCTCTGCTACCTCTCTGTTGCCAACCACGGCTTCATCCTCCTCCGTCCTCTATCTCCGGCGACATTCGATGTCACGAACCAT TTTGTCTGGGGCCTCGGCGTACCGGAGGATGAGGTGGAGTTCAATGATGTCTATAGCCTGAATGATGAGCTTCTAGATATGGTTCCCAAGCCTGTGCTAGCTGtgctctttctttttccttacaATGATAAG ATGATTTGGAAAACATAA
- the LOC120263724 gene encoding BRI1 kinase inhibitor 1 — MSITMDSEEHHRLSEKEAATTTTSPSHEFSFTISLHPSPNSNPTSIKYSKNNPTFAIDLAPADDIFFHGHLLPLHLLSSTSISPRPSDFSIENLNLPLDSTDGNQSQKYETYNNNNNMLINEANETKEKFKPKNLSSSLFGLGKWLLKAGGGGEKHESGKTKKKKVLDLSRVFKRYVSAIELLFTFRSDKEKQRLPPRPYSFSGNISVKDKEVWRKRRGELSAPASMRTSPTNSGLLVATSSVFSSSDESTMEELQNAIQAAISHCKNSIAVSEEKCIC, encoded by the coding sequence aTGTCTATTACAATGGATAGTGAAGAACATCATAGACTAAGCGAGAAAgaagcagcaacaacaacaacttcgCCGTCTCATGAATTCTCCTTCACAATCTCTCTACATCCATCTCCAAATTCCAATCCAACTTCTATCAAATATAGTAAGAACAATCCTACTTTTGCTATAGACTTAGCTCCTGCAGATGATATCTTCTTTCATGGCCATCTTCTTCCTTTACATCTCTTGTCAAGCACCTCAATATCTCCTCGTCCTTCAGACTTCTCCATCGAAAACCTTAACCTTCCTCTCGACTCTACCGATGGCAATCAAAGCCAAAAATACGAAActtataacaacaacaacaacatgctGATAAATGAAGCCAATGAAACTAAAGAAAAGTTCAAGCCTAAGAACTTATCTTCTTCACTCTTTGGCTTAGGCAAGTGGTTACTAAAAGCCGGCGGTGGAGGTGAGAAACATGAGAGTggaaagacaaagaagaagaaggtgttaGATTTAAGCCGAGTATTCAAAAGATATGTGAGTGCTATAGAGCTTTTGTTTACATTTAGAAGTGATAAAGAAAAGCAAAGATTACCACCACGGCCATATTCTTTCTCTGGTAATATTAGTGTAAAAGATAAAGAGGTTTGGCGTAAAAGACGAGGTGAGTTATCAGCTCCGGCATCGATGAGGACTTCACCGACGAATAGTGGACTTCTTGTGGCAACTTCATCGGTGTTTTCTAGTTCTGATGAGAGTACAATGGAAGAGCTGCAGAATGCTATTCAGGCTGCCATTTCTCATTGTAAGAATTCTATTGCTGTGAGTGAAGAGAAATGTATATgttaa